Proteins encoded together in one Chitinophaga varians window:
- a CDS encoding mechanosensitive ion channel family protein: MTKSLHGTCTKRIPVILVFLCCFIFGRNIAGAQPAGKDTTAPAAPGPAKLSADSLLIRMEELHNTLNRINDITARGFDTRGMEAELPEMKSNLQIIEDNLKLYNKVLNVRNLQMFHVLLGDMREHLDDWRSRLFEYNKELVRMNAEMMAFTKDSFVRQIKADTTFRKFYLPELKELKGKWDEAKKATTLHLDKIAVLQAGVSGSYFKAIELENKVNEQLRVFSIKSLGKEYNYLWEDKVRTDSSAATLAQQSSKSFEGLGKILNYYSRAHSENWLWMFLIGVVFFFRVNKQFRRIKKAGRAELLLPPYIKYLRALPFSGTLVIILNIASFFDLHAPAAYLDLLQSFLLFLLTVLFWRRWERRMFVYWIGICVLYLFTTATAAVVVPDVRVRIWMLVLNALSVVTGLFIYFRIYKNLSAGRLVRIVSMIFVVLNVLAALFNLFGRLSIAQVYSTAAIAGLLQIIGLTVFIQIVEEAFYLQMQSSRIAGGITARFDFEKIRAGLHKILVALVVVLWLMVFATNLNIYNELYTGVSSLITAPRIIGNTSFTLGNILLFFVILLISNLFQKYIGYFFGETDDDKIGEVKEKSSRLLLLRLLVLVAGFLIAIAASGLPMDKITVVLGALGVGIGLGLQNIVNNLVSGVILIFERPLKIGDYVEVAGQKGRMKDIGIRSSRMVTTEGAEVTVPNGDLLSSKLINWTLSNNHVRTELLLTIAPSSALPLAKEIILEEVSASDIIIGKVAPELLVKSINDSSIALKLQVWIQNVHQEEAFKSRMLQQIYQRLKDNEITMS, from the coding sequence ATGACAAAATCACTGCATGGTACATGCACCAAGAGGATACCGGTAATACTTGTCTTCCTGTGCTGTTTTATTTTTGGGAGAAACATCGCCGGCGCGCAACCCGCCGGAAAAGACACTACCGCCCCGGCTGCCCCGGGCCCTGCAAAACTGAGCGCCGACAGCCTGCTGATACGCATGGAGGAGCTTCATAATACCCTCAACCGTATCAATGATATCACCGCCCGGGGATTTGATACACGCGGTATGGAAGCAGAGCTGCCGGAAATGAAATCCAATCTGCAGATTATTGAAGATAACCTGAAGCTGTACAATAAAGTCCTGAATGTCCGTAACCTGCAGATGTTCCACGTGCTGCTGGGAGATATGCGGGAACATCTGGACGACTGGCGATCCCGGTTGTTTGAATACAACAAGGAACTGGTGAGGATGAATGCAGAAATGATGGCCTTCACTAAAGATTCTTTTGTAAGGCAGATCAAGGCAGACACTACTTTCCGGAAATTTTACCTGCCCGAACTGAAAGAACTAAAAGGAAAATGGGACGAAGCGAAGAAAGCCACTACGCTGCATCTGGATAAAATAGCCGTGTTGCAGGCAGGTGTTTCCGGCAGTTATTTCAAAGCGATAGAACTGGAGAATAAAGTCAATGAGCAGTTGAGGGTCTTTAGTATTAAATCTTTAGGTAAGGAATATAATTACCTGTGGGAAGACAAAGTCCGTACTGATTCTTCGGCTGCCACGCTGGCGCAGCAATCTTCCAAATCCTTTGAAGGACTGGGAAAAATACTGAACTACTATTCCCGTGCTCATTCCGAAAACTGGCTGTGGATGTTTTTGATAGGAGTGGTATTTTTCTTCCGGGTGAACAAACAATTCAGAAGAATAAAAAAGGCTGGCAGGGCCGAGCTGCTGCTGCCACCTTACATAAAGTATCTCCGGGCGCTTCCTTTTTCAGGAACGCTGGTGATTATTCTTAACATCGCCTCTTTCTTTGATCTGCATGCCCCTGCGGCTTATCTGGATTTGCTGCAATCCTTTTTACTGTTTTTGCTGACGGTCCTGTTCTGGCGCAGGTGGGAACGCCGTATGTTTGTGTACTGGATCGGCATTTGCGTGTTATACCTCTTCACCACCGCCACGGCGGCAGTGGTTGTGCCGGACGTGCGTGTCCGGATATGGATGCTGGTGCTGAATGCGCTGTCTGTGGTGACCGGCTTGTTTATTTATTTCCGTATTTATAAAAATTTATCTGCCGGTAGACTGGTCCGGATCGTGTCGATGATCTTCGTGGTGTTGAACGTGCTGGCGGCGCTGTTTAACCTGTTTGGCCGTTTGAGTATCGCGCAGGTATACAGTACCGCCGCGATCGCCGGGTTGTTACAGATCATTGGCTTAACTGTGTTTATACAGATCGTTGAAGAAGCCTTCTATCTTCAGATGCAGTCCAGCCGCATTGCGGGCGGTATTACAGCACGCTTCGATTTTGAAAAGATACGTGCAGGGTTACACAAAATCCTGGTGGCGCTGGTCGTGGTATTATGGCTGATGGTATTTGCCACCAATCTGAATATCTACAATGAATTATACACCGGGGTCAGCAGCCTCATCACCGCACCGAGAATTATCGGCAATACGTCCTTTACGCTGGGCAATATCCTCTTGTTTTTTGTGATCCTGTTGATATCGAATCTTTTCCAGAAATACATCGGTTATTTCTTTGGGGAGACAGACGACGATAAGATCGGGGAAGTGAAAGAGAAAAGTTCCCGGTTGCTGCTGTTACGCCTGCTGGTGCTGGTGGCCGGTTTCCTGATAGCCATTGCGGCCTCCGGTTTGCCGATGGACAAGATCACCGTGGTACTGGGCGCCCTGGGCGTGGGTATTGGTTTGGGTTTACAGAATATTGTGAACAACCTCGTGTCCGGCGTGATCCTCATCTTTGAACGCCCGCTGAAGATCGGTGACTATGTGGAAGTCGCAGGCCAAAAAGGCCGGATGAAAGATATCGGCATCAGGTCCAGCAGGATGGTGACCACGGAAGGTGCGGAGGTAACGGTGCCTAACGGCGATCTGTTATCTTCCAAACTGATTAACTGGACACTCAGCAATAATCATGTACGGACAGAACTGTTGCTGACCATCGCTCCGTCCTCGGCATTGCCGCTGGCGAAGGAAATTATCCTGGAAGAGGTGTCTGCTTCGGATATCATTATCGGCAAGGTGGCGCCTGAGTTACTGGTGAAGAGCATCAATGACAGCAGCATAGCGTTGAAGCTACAGGTGTGGATTCAGAACGTACACCAGGAAGAGGCATTTAAAAGCCGTATGTTACAGCAGATCTATCAGCGGTTGAAAGATAATGAGATTACGATGTCTTAG